In the Pseudothauera hydrothermalis genome, one interval contains:
- the tldD gene encoding metalloprotease TldD: MSPSKNALKVAERYLLNPFDLSADGLEKVFRKLMRHDIDFADLYFQYHRAEAWSLEEGIVKAGSFDIEQGVGVRAVSGEKTAFAYSDDISLQALLDAAVTTRAIAAAGKRRTVQIAPAHARKRLYRADDPLDSLEDIAKVKLLERLEGFARAEDARVAQVMAHLAGAWEVVMVARSDGHLAADVRPLVRVSITVIMEDGNRREQGSAGGGGRFDYGYFTDEVLRDYARAAVHQARTNLDAVPAPAGTMTVVLGSGWPGILLHEAIGHGLEGDFNRKGSSAFSGRIGQQVAAKGVTVVDDGTLPDRRGSLTIDDEGTPSARTVLIEDGILTGYMQDIVNARLMGMAPTGNGRRESYAHLPMPRMTNTYMLNGDKDPEEIIRSVKKGLYAVNFGGGQVDITSGKFVFSTAEAYLIENGKITRPVKGATLIGNGPDALTRVSMIGNDLALDPGVGTCGKEGQSVPVGVGQPTLRLDGLTVGGTA; encoded by the coding sequence ATGAGCCCAAGCAAAAACGCCCTCAAAGTTGCCGAGCGCTACTTGCTCAACCCCTTCGATCTGTCCGCCGACGGCTTGGAGAAGGTCTTTCGCAAGCTGATGCGGCATGACATAGACTTTGCCGACCTGTACTTTCAATACCATCGCGCCGAGGCTTGGAGCCTGGAAGAAGGCATCGTCAAGGCCGGCAGCTTCGATATCGAGCAGGGCGTGGGGGTGCGTGCAGTCAGTGGCGAAAAAACCGCCTTTGCCTACTCCGACGACATTTCTCTGCAAGCGTTGCTGGATGCGGCGGTCACCACCCGCGCGATTGCTGCGGCCGGCAAACGCCGCACGGTGCAGATCGCCCCGGCGCACGCGCGCAAGCGCTTGTATCGCGCCGACGATCCGCTCGATTCGCTGGAGGACATTGCCAAAGTCAAACTGCTCGAACGTCTGGAAGGCTTCGCGCGTGCCGAGGATGCCCGCGTGGCCCAGGTCATGGCGCATCTGGCCGGCGCCTGGGAAGTGGTCATGGTGGCGCGCAGCGATGGCCATCTGGCCGCCGACGTGCGTCCGCTGGTGCGGGTATCGATCACCGTGATCATGGAAGATGGGAACCGTCGCGAGCAGGGCAGTGCCGGTGGCGGCGGGCGCTTCGACTATGGCTATTTCACCGACGAGGTGCTGCGCGACTATGCGCGCGCTGCGGTGCATCAAGCGCGCACCAATCTCGACGCCGTCCCCGCGCCGGCCGGTACCATGACCGTGGTGCTCGGGTCGGGGTGGCCGGGCATTCTCTTGCATGAGGCCATCGGCCACGGACTGGAAGGCGACTTCAACCGCAAGGGCAGTTCGGCTTTCTCCGGCCGTATTGGCCAACAGGTGGCCGCCAAAGGCGTCACCGTGGTAGACGATGGCACCCTGCCCGACCGGCGCGGTTCGCTCACCATCGATGACGAGGGCACGCCCTCCGCGCGCACCGTACTGATCGAAGACGGCATCCTCACCGGCTACATGCAGGACATCGTCAATGCCCGCCTGATGGGCATGGCTCCCACCGGTAACGGGCGGCGCGAATCCTATGCCCATCTGCCGATGCCGCGTATGACCAATACTTACATGCTCAACGGTGACAAGGACCCGGAGGAAATCATCCGCTCGGTGAAAAAGGGCCTGTATGCGGTCAATTTCGGCGGCGGGCAGGTGGATATCACCTCGGGCAAATTCGTGTTCTCCACCGCTGAAGCCTATTTGATCGAAAACGGCAAAATCACCCGCCCGGTCAAGGGGGCGACCTTGATTGGCAACGGCCCGGATGCGCTGACCCGGGTGTCGATGATCGGCAACGACCTGGCGCTCGACCCCGGCGTGGGCACTTGCGGCAAGGAGGGGCAAAGCGTGCCGGTGGGGGTGGGACAGCCTACTTTGCGTCTGGATGGTTTGACGGTGGGCGGTACCGCCTGA
- a CDS encoding efflux RND transporter periplasmic adaptor subunit encodes MRVMGLIIVWLPLLLGCEAASVADAVQQPPWVRTAEIEPATAREYVLSGTVRARTESPLSFQVPGRIVARLVEANQRVDRGQALLRLDSRDLQQTVTAAEAELAAAQAALATVEADLARHRALQQRNFISAQALARTELQWREAQARRDAAQARLAEASNALDYAVLSSPAEGVLLEVTGEPGQVVAAGQPVAVLAHGTAREVEVFLPGQWTPPAQGQALLADGSTLALRLREVAGAVEPQARTRRARYSVTDGALALVPGTVVRARFEAAAQSPAEAAADQAVFSVPIGALDERGGGARLWQVREGRVSATPVQVLAADDRSAQVSGRLAAGDRVVALGVHLLREDMAVRELPR; translated from the coding sequence ATGCGCGTCATGGGTTTGATCATTGTATGGCTGCCGCTTCTGTTGGGGTGTGAAGCCGCATCTGTGGCCGATGCGGTACAACAGCCGCCGTGGGTGCGTACCGCCGAGATCGAACCGGCCACCGCCAGGGAGTATGTGTTGTCCGGTACGGTGCGGGCGCGTACCGAGTCGCCGCTGTCGTTTCAGGTGCCGGGGCGCATCGTTGCACGACTGGTCGAGGCCAATCAGCGCGTCGACCGCGGTCAAGCCTTGCTGCGCTTGGATAGCCGCGACCTCCAGCAAACGGTGACCGCCGCCGAGGCTGAGCTGGCCGCGGCACAGGCCGCGTTGGCCACCGTGGAGGCCGATCTGGCGCGCCATCGAGCGTTGCAGCAGCGCAACTTCATCAGTGCGCAAGCCTTGGCGCGCACCGAACTGCAATGGCGTGAGGCGCAGGCGCGGCGCGATGCCGCGCAGGCCAGGCTGGCCGAGGCCAGTAACGCGCTCGATTACGCGGTGCTTTCGAGCCCGGCTGAAGGTGTGCTGCTGGAGGTGACCGGCGAGCCGGGGCAGGTGGTCGCGGCAGGCCAGCCGGTTGCCGTGCTGGCGCACGGAACGGCGCGCGAGGTCGAAGTGTTTTTGCCAGGGCAATGGACACCGCCTGCCCAAGGGCAGGCTTTACTGGCCGACGGCAGCACGCTTGCGCTGCGTTTGCGGGAAGTGGCAGGGGCGGTCGAGCCCCAGGCGCGCACACGTCGGGCGCGATATTCGGTGACTGACGGTGCGCTGGCGCTGGTGCCGGGCACCGTGGTGCGTGCCCGCTTCGAGGCCGCTGCCCAGTCGCCTGCCGAGGCGGCCGCTGACCAGGCGGTCTTTTCGGTGCCGATTGGCGCACTGGATGAGCGCGGCGGCGGCGCCCGGCTCTGGCAGGTGCGCGAAGGCCGGGTAAGCGCCACGCCGGTGCAGGTGCTGGCAGCCGATGACCGCTCAGCCCAGGTCAGCGGCAGGCTGGCCGCCGGGGATCGGGTGGTGGCGCTGGGCGTTCACCTGCTGCGCGAAGACATGGCAGTGCGCGAGCTGCCGCGATGA
- a CDS encoding carbon-nitrogen hydrolase family protein, producing the protein MTSLPSDAAAPSVRIAAIQTVSGPDVAENLRVAGQLVAEAAAAGARLIALPEYFPLITADETAKVRIRERDGEGPLQDFLRQTARRHQVCLVGGTIPLAACAADKVRNSTLVYDARGERIARYDKVHLFGFQKGEECYDESQTIEAGREVVRFESPAGPTGLSICYDLRFPELFRAMGAVNLIVLPAAFTYTTGRAHWEVLLRARAIENQCYVLAAAQGGRHPSGRVTWGHSMVIDPWGEVLACQAQGPGVVVADLDPARIAAVRESLPALRHRCLSA; encoded by the coding sequence ATGACTTCATTACCTTCCGACGCGGCCGCCCCCAGCGTGCGTATTGCCGCCATACAAACCGTTTCCGGCCCGGATGTGGCCGAGAACTTGCGCGTGGCGGGCCAATTGGTGGCCGAAGCGGCCGCTGCCGGCGCCCGTCTGATCGCACTGCCGGAATATTTCCCGCTGATCACTGCCGACGAAACCGCCAAGGTACGCATCCGCGAGCGCGACGGCGAAGGGCCATTACAGGACTTTCTGCGCCAGACCGCGCGGCGCCATCAAGTGTGCCTGGTCGGCGGCACCATCCCGCTGGCCGCTTGCGCTGCCGACAAGGTGCGTAACAGCACCTTGGTTTATGACGCGCGCGGCGAGCGCATCGCGCGTTACGACAAGGTGCATTTGTTCGGCTTTCAGAAGGGCGAGGAGTGCTACGATGAATCGCAAACCATCGAGGCCGGCCGTGAGGTGGTACGCTTTGAATCGCCGGCCGGGCCCACCGGGCTGTCGATATGCTACGACCTGCGCTTTCCGGAGCTTTTCCGGGCAATGGGGGCGGTCAACCTGATCGTTCTGCCGGCCGCTTTCACCTACACCACCGGTCGCGCGCACTGGGAAGTGCTGTTGCGCGCCCGCGCGATCGAAAACCAGTGCTATGTGCTGGCGGCCGCGCAAGGCGGCCGCCATCCGAGCGGGCGGGTGACTTGGGGGCACAGCATGGTGATCGACCCCTGGGGCGAGGTATTGGCCTGCCAGGCGCAAGGGCCTGGGGTGGTGGTGGCCGACCTCGACCCGGCGCGCATCGCCGCAGTGCGCGAAAGCCTGCCCGCATTGCGCCATCGCTGCCTGTCAGCCTGA
- a CDS encoding TetR/AcrR family transcriptional regulator: protein MTNPASVSRRRGRPLDPNKDQIILESARNILLTRGPRAMTMDAVASAAGVSKATLYSRYPSRKALLLAVVGSDAAFVSRALVEEPTSAQGLHAQLCHFVTDLTAFLCCDHHRRLMQALAEEPQRRADLRQIFRGGPQRTIDALARYLQSADTRGLIRCAEPESSAELLLGMAMGMDLVRALYGEPLARQQSSARAEHVGRVVDSFMHLHQRPQDA from the coding sequence ATGACAAATCCAGCCTCGGTATCCCGCCGCCGCGGACGGCCGCTCGATCCCAATAAAGACCAAATCATTTTGGAGTCTGCGCGCAACATCCTGCTGACACGCGGCCCACGCGCCATGACCATGGATGCGGTCGCCAGCGCAGCCGGAGTGTCCAAGGCAACACTTTACAGTCGCTATCCCAGCCGCAAGGCGCTGCTGCTGGCGGTCGTCGGCAGCGATGCCGCCTTCGTGTCGCGGGCGCTGGTCGAAGAGCCGACCTCAGCGCAAGGGCTGCACGCCCAACTGTGCCATTTCGTCACCGACCTGACCGCCTTCCTGTGCTGTGACCATCACCGGCGTCTGATGCAGGCACTGGCCGAGGAGCCACAGCGGCGGGCGGACTTGCGGCAGATTTTCCGCGGCGGACCGCAACGCACGATCGACGCGCTCGCTCGCTATCTGCAAAGCGCCGATACGCGCGGGCTGATACGCTGTGCGGAGCCGGAGTCGAGCGCCGAACTACTGCTCGGCATGGCGATGGGCATGGATCTGGTACGCGCCCTGTATGGCGAGCCCTTGGCCCGACAACAGTCCTCTGCCCGCGCCGAACATGTGGGCCGCGTGGTCGACAGTTTCATGCATCTGCACCAGCGGCCCCAGGACGCTTAG
- a CDS encoding Spy/CpxP family protein refolding chaperone — MKTWIKTTLAASLIALAGASTALARGGECDGFGLLGKVGWQQMSPEALQSRMTQRMDLQLARLELALALKPAQQPAWESFKSAMHERAGKMAERLQQRFKDDRPQTAVERLERMEEMSKLHQTEVSETRKAVEKFYATLTDAQKKVFDADFKLMGSMQPEGRHGGMGPKGEPGPRGDRGRG, encoded by the coding sequence ATGAAAACCTGGATCAAAACCACGCTCGCCGCCTCACTGATCGCGCTGGCCGGTGCTAGCACGGCCTTGGCGCGCGGCGGCGAGTGCGACGGTTTCGGGCTGCTGGGCAAGGTGGGCTGGCAGCAAATGAGCCCCGAAGCGTTGCAGTCCCGTATGACGCAGCGCATGGACCTGCAACTGGCCCGGCTTGAGCTTGCTTTGGCGCTCAAACCTGCACAGCAGCCGGCCTGGGAGTCGTTCAAAAGCGCAATGCATGAGCGCGCAGGCAAAATGGCAGAACGGCTTCAGCAGCGTTTCAAGGACGACCGTCCCCAAACCGCTGTCGAGCGGCTAGAGCGGATGGAAGAGATGAGCAAGCTGCACCAGACCGAAGTGTCTGAAACACGCAAGGCGGTGGAAAAATTCTATGCCACGCTGACCGATGCACAGAAAAAAGTTTTTGACGCCGATTTCAAGCTAATGGGATCGATGCAACCCGAGGGGCGTCATGGCGGCATGGGGCCGAAAGGCGAGCCCGGCCCGCGTGGCGACCGCGGTCGCGGCTGA
- a CDS encoding ATP-binding protein, which yields MNFPWPRSLFARLMLIWLVGIALVLAVSFALFIGERERIGRSALFEGIAQEVAASADVLDRLTPAERERWLDELGRRRLRLSLRPLPERARPLPPDHPLLPALRAAMPEREVALFIHHRGEGPHGALLIALRLADGSPLQVRLPGIPPAPSFPMPAPGRLLAALAALIGGVLGLTWVAVRIATRPLSRMAEAARRLGEAPEHSPPLNIRGPTEVTQAAAAFNHMQQRVREHIAERTRILAAISHDLQTPITRLRLRAEMIEDDGLRTRFQADLDAMQALVREGLDYARSRDNTAPLQPVDVNGLLEALCSDAADMGWSVALHGRAAQPCPAQPVALRRALWNLVENGVKFGKRVEIVVEDSPTFALVRIRDHGPGLPEAELEKVFEPFYRTEASRSRETGGTGLGLAIARNLLRAQGGDVRLANAPGGGLEATVTLPRRGSAGA from the coding sequence ATGAATTTCCCGTGGCCGCGCAGCCTGTTCGCCCGCCTGATGCTGATCTGGCTGGTTGGCATTGCCCTGGTGCTGGCGGTGAGCTTTGCGCTTTTCATCGGCGAGCGCGAACGCATCGGGCGCAGCGCCCTGTTCGAAGGCATCGCGCAGGAGGTGGCCGCCTCTGCCGACGTACTCGACCGCCTGACCCCGGCAGAGCGCGAGCGCTGGCTGGACGAACTGGGCCGCCGCCGTCTGCGCCTGTCGCTACGCCCCTTGCCCGAGCGCGCCCGCCCATTGCCACCCGACCATCCGCTCCTGCCCGCCTTACGCGCGGCCATGCCGGAGCGTGAAGTCGCCCTGTTCATCCATCACCGCGGCGAGGGCCCGCACGGTGCGTTGCTGATCGCCCTGCGGCTGGCCGACGGCAGTCCGCTGCAGGTACGCCTGCCGGGCATCCCGCCGGCGCCCAGCTTTCCCATGCCCGCTCCCGGCCGGCTACTCGCCGCGCTGGCGGCCTTGATTGGCGGCGTGCTGGGTCTGACCTGGGTAGCGGTGCGCATCGCCACACGGCCGCTTTCGCGTATGGCCGAAGCTGCCCGCCGTCTGGGCGAGGCCCCAGAGCACAGCCCGCCGCTGAATATCCGCGGCCCCACCGAAGTCACCCAGGCCGCAGCGGCTTTCAACCACATGCAGCAGCGTGTGCGCGAACACATCGCCGAGCGCACCCGCATCCTGGCCGCCATCTCGCATGACTTGCAAACGCCGATCACCCGCCTGCGTCTGCGCGCGGAAATGATCGAAGACGACGGCTTACGCACCCGCTTTCAGGCCGACCTCGACGCCATGCAGGCGCTGGTGCGCGAGGGGCTGGACTATGCGCGCAGCCGCGACAACACCGCGCCGCTTCAACCGGTGGATGTAAACGGCTTGTTGGAAGCCTTGTGCAGCGACGCGGCAGACATGGGCTGGTCGGTCGCGCTCCATGGCCGCGCCGCGCAGCCGTGCCCGGCACAGCCGGTCGCGTTGCGCCGCGCGCTTTGGAATCTTGTCGAAAACGGAGTCAAGTTCGGCAAACGTGTAGAGATCGTCGTCGAAGATTCACCGACTTTCGCGCTGGTGCGCATCCGCGACCACGGCCCTGGACTGCCCGAGGCGGAACTGGAAAAAGTGTTCGAACCGTTCTACCGCACCGAAGCTTCGCGCAGCCGCGAAACCGGCGGCACCGGGCTGGGACTGGCGATCGCGCGCAACCTGCTACGCGCTCAGGGGGGAGACGTACGCCTGGCGAACGCTCCAGGTGGCGGACTGGAGGCCACGGTCACACTACCCCGACGAGGATCGGCCGGCGCCTGA
- a CDS encoding efflux RND transporter permease subunit — protein sequence MSFPNLSALAVRERAVTLFFLILSVLAGLYAFAALGRAEDPAFTVRVLVVNVLWPGAAPAQMRDQVVDRLEKRLQEVEYLYRIETTIRPGQATLQVEFQDYTPQAKIPDLFYQVRKRMQDEAPQLPAGVIGPVVNDDFGDVYFKLMAVTAPGLPLPELVREAEAIRDRLQRVPGVHKALVLGERSERVFVEFDIVRLVNLGVSPQAIFEAIDASNRLVPSGRIETDGPRLYLRVDADLSDPDALAALPIRVGDKLLRVGEIATIRRGFEDPPSVLVRSRGEPAVLLGVVMTKGENGLALGERLDAFVEAERARLPLGMELATLTNQAEAIRAAVNLFQVKFLVALAVVMGVSVLAIGLRAGIVVGIAVPLTLGITFVVMWAKGINLDRITLGALIIALGLLVDDAIIAVEMMLVKMAEGWERVRAAGHAWNVTAAPMLFGTLVTVAGFVPIGFARSGVGEYAGNIFWVLAIALLVSWLVAVTFAPYLGVKLLRNAPGGHHGHAALYQSPRYRSLRRLIQSCVRWRKAVVATTVLLLGLAGVGMATVVQKQFFPSSDRPEVLVSVYLPQGSSISATDAAMRRVEALLKPMPEVRSLLSYTGSGVPRFFISANPEPPDPAFGKLVAVTGGPLERDRVIAQLQSHIDAGEFPEARVRVYRLLYGPPVIWPLQLRVLGPDPQVLRGIAHRVREIMAANPHVVDAHLEWDERVPALHVAVDPERLRLIGLTPQDLSQQLQFLLEGVPVTQLRQDIRSVTLVARGALPRPLDAAKLGGLEVLSRDGRKLPLAHLGQVTVHFEEPVIKRYNREPFLAVLAEVSGAQPNDVTAAVWKALAPLREELPAGYRIDIGGSVEASGKADASIKKLQPVMLALMLIFIMLQMRSFSGTFMVLATAPLGLIGAVLALLLFNQPFGFVALLGLIGLAGILMRNTLILTQQVADNLEAGMSAQDSVVEAAVQRARPVVLTALAAVLAFVPLTQDSFWGPLAYVLIGGVAVGTVITLLFVPALYALWFRLDRPQTDRLG from the coding sequence ATGAGCTTCCCCAATTTATCCGCGCTCGCGGTGCGCGAGCGGGCGGTTACCCTGTTCTTTCTGATCCTGTCGGTGCTGGCCGGACTGTATGCCTTTGCTGCGCTCGGTCGCGCGGAGGATCCGGCCTTCACCGTGCGTGTCTTGGTGGTCAATGTGCTGTGGCCAGGCGCCGCGCCCGCGCAGATGCGCGATCAGGTGGTTGATAGGCTGGAGAAACGCTTGCAGGAAGTCGAATACCTCTACCGCATCGAAACCACCATCCGTCCAGGCCAAGCGACGCTGCAGGTGGAGTTTCAGGATTACACCCCTCAGGCCAAGATTCCTGATTTGTTCTACCAAGTGCGCAAGCGTATGCAGGACGAGGCGCCGCAGTTGCCTGCCGGCGTGATCGGTCCGGTGGTCAACGATGATTTCGGCGATGTGTATTTCAAGCTGATGGCGGTCACCGCACCGGGCCTGCCGTTGCCTGAACTGGTGCGTGAAGCCGAGGCCATCCGTGACCGCCTGCAGCGTGTGCCGGGTGTGCACAAGGCGCTGGTGTTGGGCGAGCGTAGCGAGCGGGTTTTCGTGGAGTTCGACATCGTCCGGCTGGTGAACCTGGGGGTGTCGCCGCAGGCGATTTTTGAAGCCATCGATGCCAGCAACCGGTTGGTGCCGTCCGGCCGCATCGAAACGGACGGTCCGCGCCTGTATCTGCGTGTGGATGCCGACCTGTCTGACCCTGACGCGCTGGCGGCACTGCCGATCCGGGTGGGTGACAAGCTGCTGCGGGTGGGAGAGATCGCCACCATCCGTCGCGGCTTTGAAGACCCTCCCAGCGTGTTGGTGCGCTCTCGCGGCGAGCCCGCCGTGCTGCTGGGCGTGGTGATGACCAAGGGCGAAAACGGTCTGGCGCTGGGCGAGCGGCTGGACGCTTTTGTTGAGGCCGAGCGCGCGCGGCTGCCGCTGGGTATGGAACTTGCCACGCTGACCAATCAGGCCGAGGCCATCCGTGCGGCGGTCAATCTTTTTCAAGTCAAATTTCTGGTCGCGCTGGCCGTGGTGATGGGTGTCAGTGTGCTGGCCATCGGCTTGCGTGCGGGCATCGTGGTTGGCATAGCGGTGCCATTGACCTTGGGCATTACTTTCGTGGTGATGTGGGCCAAAGGGATCAACCTCGATCGCATCACCTTGGGCGCACTGATCATTGCCTTGGGGCTGTTGGTAGACGATGCCATCATCGCGGTCGAGATGATGCTGGTGAAAATGGCCGAGGGCTGGGAGCGGGTGCGCGCTGCCGGCCATGCGTGGAATGTCACCGCTGCGCCGATGTTGTTTGGCACCCTGGTGACCGTGGCCGGGTTTGTGCCCATCGGTTTTGCGCGTTCTGGGGTGGGTGAATACGCCGGCAATATTTTCTGGGTGCTGGCCATTGCCTTGCTGGTGTCTTGGCTGGTGGCGGTCACCTTTGCCCCTTACCTTGGGGTCAAGCTGCTGCGCAATGCGCCCGGCGGCCATCATGGCCATGCCGCGCTCTACCAGAGTCCGCGCTACCGGAGCCTACGCCGGTTGATTCAAAGTTGCGTGCGTTGGCGCAAGGCGGTCGTCGCCACCACCGTGCTGTTGCTGGGACTGGCGGGTGTGGGCATGGCCACCGTGGTGCAGAAGCAGTTTTTCCCCAGCTCGGATCGACCGGAGGTTCTGGTCAGCGTCTATTTGCCACAAGGATCGAGCATCTCTGCCACCGATGCCGCGATGCGGCGCGTGGAGGCCCTGCTCAAACCCATGCCCGAAGTACGCTCGCTGCTCAGTTATACCGGCAGCGGTGTGCCGCGGTTTTTCATCTCCGCCAACCCGGAACCGCCCGATCCGGCCTTCGGCAAGCTGGTCGCGGTCACCGGCGGGCCGCTCGAGCGCGACCGCGTGATCGCGCAATTGCAAAGTCATATCGATGCCGGCGAGTTTCCCGAAGCGCGTGTGCGGGTCTATCGGCTGTTGTACGGACCGCCGGTGATCTGGCCTTTGCAGTTGCGTGTGCTCGGCCCAGACCCGCAAGTGCTGCGGGGCATCGCCCATCGGGTGCGTGAGATCATGGCCGCCAACCCGCATGTGGTCGATGCTCATCTGGAGTGGGATGAACGTGTCCCGGCGCTGCATGTTGCGGTCGATCCAGAGCGGCTGCGTCTGATCGGGCTGACCCCGCAGGACTTGTCGCAGCAACTGCAATTTCTGCTCGAAGGCGTGCCGGTGACGCAACTGCGTCAGGACATCCGCAGCGTGACGCTGGTGGCGCGCGGCGCGTTGCCGCGGCCATTGGATGCGGCGAAACTGGGCGGGCTGGAAGTACTCAGCCGCGACGGTCGCAAACTGCCGCTGGCGCATCTGGGGCAGGTGACGGTGCACTTCGAGGAGCCGGTGATCAAACGCTACAACCGGGAACCTTTTCTTGCCGTGCTGGCCGAGGTGAGCGGTGCACAGCCCAACGATGTGACCGCCGCGGTATGGAAAGCGCTGGCCCCGCTGCGCGAGGAGCTGCCGGCAGGTTACCGGATCGATATCGGAGGCTCGGTCGAAGCCTCGGGGAAGGCGGATGCCTCGATCAAAAAACTGCAGCCGGTGATGCTGGCGCTGATGCTGATCTTCATCATGCTGCAAATGCGTTCGTTCTCCGGCACCTTCATGGTGCTGGCCACCGCGCCACTCGGCTTGATCGGTGCGGTGCTGGCCTTGCTGTTGTTCAATCAACCGTTTGGCTTCGTCGCCTTGCTGGGGCTGATCGGGCTGGCCGGCATCTTGATGCGTAATACGCTGATTCTGACCCAGCAGGTGGCCGACAACTTGGAGGCCGGCATGTCTGCCCAGGACAGCGTGGTCGAAGCCGCGGTGCAGCGCGCCCGTCCGGTGGTGCTGACTGCGCTGGCCGCGGTGCTGGCCTTTGTCCCGCTCACTCAGGACAGCTTTTGGGGGCCGCTGGCCTATGTGTTGATCGGCGGCGTGGCGGTGGGCACCGTAATCACCTTGCTGTTCGTGCCCGCGTTGTATGCGCTGTGGTTCCGGCTGGATCGCCCCCAGACAGACCGCTTGGGCTGA
- a CDS encoding response regulator yields the protein MSNQQDHVLIVDDDREIRTLLADYLEKQGLRCSIAADGREMKSALERHRIDLIVLDVMMPGEDGLTLCRNLRAAGGPHANIPILMLTARGEDMDRILGLEMGADDYLPKPFVPRELYARIRAILRRARALPPNLEAAPPANARELHFAHWRLDTVNRHLIDAAGTVVPLSGAEYRMLGVFLAHPQRVLSRDQLMELTQGREADVFDRSIDLMVSRLRQRLGDNAREPSIIKTVRNEGYVLACEVTPVARGGSDS from the coding sequence ATGAGCAACCAACAAGACCACGTGCTGATCGTCGATGACGACCGCGAAATCCGCACCTTGCTGGCCGACTATCTGGAAAAACAAGGCCTGCGCTGCAGCATCGCAGCCGACGGGCGCGAAATGAAATCCGCACTGGAGCGTCACCGCATCGACCTGATCGTGTTGGACGTGATGATGCCCGGCGAAGACGGCCTGACCCTATGCCGCAACTTGCGAGCCGCCGGCGGTCCGCACGCCAACATCCCGATCTTGATGCTTACCGCGCGGGGCGAGGACATGGACCGCATCCTTGGCCTGGAGATGGGCGCCGACGATTACCTGCCCAAGCCATTCGTGCCGCGCGAGCTGTACGCACGCATCCGCGCCATTTTGCGCCGCGCGCGCGCCCTGCCGCCCAATCTGGAGGCCGCACCACCGGCCAACGCGCGTGAGCTCCACTTTGCGCACTGGCGACTGGACACGGTCAATCGCCACTTGATCGATGCCGCCGGCACCGTAGTACCGCTGTCCGGCGCCGAATACCGCATGTTGGGTGTTTTCCTTGCTCATCCGCAACGCGTGCTGAGCCGTGACCAACTGATGGAGCTGACCCAGGGGCGAGAGGCGGATGTGTTCGATCGCTCGATCGACTTGATGGTCAGCCGCCTACGTCAGCGGCTGGGTGACAACGCGCGCGAACCGAGCATCATCAAAACAGTGCGCAATGAAGGCTATGTGCTGGCCTGCGAGGTCACACCGGTCGCCCGTGGCGGCAGCGACTCATGA